In Falco peregrinus isolate bFalPer1 unplaced genomic scaffold, bFalPer1.pri scaffold_58, whole genome shotgun sequence, a single window of DNA contains:
- the LOC129783596 gene encoding uncharacterized protein LOC129783596 isoform X2, with translation MPEASLEVTTRYHSDLERDKLRLQKELEKKVKTKTQKQNMLALTSKDLHSTWEEHLKSRSHLEERVAQLDEEKAELLQQFAVQVEEAAEQSYEGTKGV, from the exons ATGCCAGAAGCTTCACTTGAAGTTACTACGCGCTACCACAGTGACCTGGAGAGAGACAAGCTGCGCTTGCAAAAGGAGttggaaaaaaaggtgaaaactAAG ACGCAGAAGCAGAACATGCTGGCTCTGACATCCAAGGACTTGCACAGCACGTGGGAGGAGCACTTGAAGTCAAGATCCCACCTTGAAGAGCGCGTTGCTCAGCTGGACGAGGAGAAGGCTGAACTGTTGCAACAG tttgctgtgcaggttgaagaggctgctgagcagagctacGAAGGAACTAAGGGTGTATGA
- the LOC129783593 gene encoding ankyrin repeat domain-containing protein 26-like: MEEKQKLELQSRNLEMELRTLRRLLKQVEEERDETQRQRSQEKRARALQEGILNNHLGRQKELEEETRRSIGKNSEESSTDREEDLLYKNQLLQDEIAMLRLELTQVRLRHQEEQGKYLKENETLKEKNEALKKELKLHKEALRQMFFQFNAELDLVKRESAVLTSKLEQTNKSKDRLETEIESLRSSLNAAVQELELHLSSKSNAERRFPRERDECLCLQVELHRDLSDVQETNKSLSLQLCKAKSKANRLENELHQLKQMLREKALLLEMTKKN, translated from the exons atggaggagaaacagaaacttgagTTACAGTCTAGGAATTTAGAAATGGAGTTAAGAACACTGAGAAGGCTCTTGAAACAG GTTGAAGAGGAACGTGATGAAACACAGAGACAGCGCTCTCAGGAAAAGAGGGCCAGAGCCCTTCAAGAAGGAATTTTGAACAACCACCTTGGGAGACAAAAGGAACTagaagaagagacaagaagatctataggaaaaaattcagag GAATCCAGCACTGATAGAGAAGAGGATCTGTTGTACAAGAATCAGTTACTACAAGATGAGATTGCTATGCTAAGGCTAGAACTCACTCAAGTAAGACTTAGGCACCAGGaggaacaaggaaaatatttaaaggaaaatgagaccttgaaagaaaaaaatgaagctctcAAAAAGGAACTTAAACTGCACAAGGAAGCATtaagacaaatgttttttcagttcaacGCGGAGCTGGACTTAGTAAAGAGAGAATCTGCAGTGCTGACTTCCAAACTTGagcagacaaacaaaagcaaagacagactaGAGACAGAAATTGAATCATTGCGTTCCTCCCTGAACGCTGCAGTTCAAGAACTTGAACTTCATTTGTCATCAAAAAGCAATGCTGAACGAAGATTTCCCAGAGAACGTGATGAATGCCTTTGCTTGCAAGTCGAGCTCCATCGTGACCTCTCTGACGTGCAAGAAACCAACAAGAgcttgtctctgcagctgtgtaAAGCTAAAAGCAAAGCTAACAGGCTAGAAAATGAGCTTCACCAGTTGAAGCAAATGctcagagaaaaagctttgcttttagaaatgacaaaaaagaattaa
- the LOC129783596 gene encoding uncharacterized protein LOC129783596 isoform X4, with product MPEASLEVTTRYHSDLERDKLRLQKELEKKVKTKTQKQNMLALTSKDLHSTWEEHLKSRSHLEERVAQLDEEKAELLQQVEEAAEQSYEGTKGV from the exons ATGCCAGAAGCTTCACTTGAAGTTACTACGCGCTACCACAGTGACCTGGAGAGAGACAAGCTGCGCTTGCAAAAGGAGttggaaaaaaaggtgaaaactAAG ACGCAGAAGCAGAACATGCTGGCTCTGACATCCAAGGACTTGCACAGCACGTGGGAGGAGCACTTGAAGTCAAGATCCCACCTTGAAGAGCGCGTTGCTCAGCTGGACGAGGAGAAGGCTGAACTGTTGCAACAG gttgaagaggctgctgagcagagctacGAAGGAACTAAGGGTGTATGA
- the LOC129783596 gene encoding ankyrin repeat domain-containing protein 26-like isoform X1, translated as MPEASLEVTTRYHSDLERDKLRLQKELEKKVKTKTQKQNMLALTSKDLHSTWEEHLKSRSHLEERVAQLDEEKAELLQQCESERKEVKKLVELKRPAELRLAQEMKRNLDLQKDCKRDGFLAW; from the exons ATGCCAGAAGCTTCACTTGAAGTTACTACGCGCTACCACAGTGACCTGGAGAGAGACAAGCTGCGCTTGCAAAAGGAGttggaaaaaaaggtgaaaactAAG ACGCAGAAGCAGAACATGCTGGCTCTGACATCCAAGGACTTGCACAGCACGTGGGAGGAGCACTTGAAGTCAAGATCCCACCTTGAAGAGCGCGTTGCTCAGCTGGACGAGGAGAAGGCTGAACTGTTGCAACAG tgcgagagtgaaagaaaggaagtgaaGAAGCTGGTAGAGTTGAAACGCCCAGCTGAACTACGTCTGGcccaagaaatgaaaagaaacctcGATCTGCAGAAAGACTGTAAGAGGGACGGCTTTTTAGCGTGGTGA
- the LOC129783596 gene encoding uncharacterized protein LOC129783596 isoform X3 — MPEASLEVTTRYHSDLERDKLRLQKELEKKVKTKTQKQNMLALTSKDLHSTWEEHLKSRSHLEERVAQLDEEKAELLQQRENGSTKSKQLPALLWCG; from the exons ATGCCAGAAGCTTCACTTGAAGTTACTACGCGCTACCACAGTGACCTGGAGAGAGACAAGCTGCGCTTGCAAAAGGAGttggaaaaaaaggtgaaaactAAG ACGCAGAAGCAGAACATGCTGGCTCTGACATCCAAGGACTTGCACAGCACGTGGGAGGAGCACTTGAAGTCAAGATCCCACCTTGAAGAGCGCGTTGCTCAGCTGGACGAGGAGAAGGCTGAACTGTTGCAACAG agGGAAAATGGAAGTACAAAGTCAAAacagctgccagctctcctcTGGTGTGGCTGA